From the Rhodoflexus caldus genome, the window ATGCCTTTACCCAGCTCGGGCAGTCGTTTAACGGCTGCTTCGCCTTCGGGTTTAGGCTCCAGCGCATTTTGCAGGCTGATTAACTGACTGATGAGGGCTACTACCGCCGCACCAATCAGCATAATGAAAGCGGCAAAGGTTGTAACAATAATTTTTTCATTGTCAGACAGTTTTACGCCGGCAGATGCTGCTGCGGCAGGTACGCTCCCCGACGTAGCAGTTGCAGTAACAACCGGAGCAGGCGGTGCTTCGGGCTGCGCTACTTTCAGATAGCTCACCAGCGCCTCAATGCCCGCTTCGGGTATAGTACCCTCAAAAGCCGTCATGGCCACTTTGTTGTATTTTTCAAAAACCGCTTTAGCATCCGCATCGCCTTGCTCAATCATGCGGGTAGAGTTTTTGATAAAAGATTTTACCCATTCGGGCTTACGGCGGTCTAATACACCTACTAAATTAGGCCCGATAAGGTCTTCGCCCAACTTGTGGCAGGTAATACAGTTTTCGGTGAATAATTTTTTACCTTCGGCAACTGCCGCATCATCCTGTGCCTGCGCACTGAGGCTGCATCCTGCTATCAGAATGCCCGCCAAGGCGGCTTTGGTATATGATTTTAATTGTTCGGTTCGCATAAGAGAATAGCTTAGCATGAAAAAATGTTTGTCAGTTGTCCTCGTCGCTGTCTTTAAGAGGCAGTTCGGAGAGTGCTTGCATGGACTCCTTGTTTGCGCGAAACGCATAAACAAGTGCGGCGGTGAATAGCGTAAAGAATATGGTTAGGGAGATGATGGGGTAAATATCTACCCCATCAATAGACTCTAAAACGTTGCGAATCATGGCTATTGACTGTTTTTCTTAATGTCAGTTCCCAAGCGCTGCATGTAGGCAATCAATGCTACAATTTCCTTGTCTGGTTTTACCTCTATGCCGGCCTCTTTGAGGTTCTGCACAATTTGATTGGCTTGTTTTTTCAGGTCTTCGTTAGCAGTAGCCTCATAACCTTCGGCATAAGGCACACCCAGCGTGCGCATGGCTTTGATTTTGTCGCCCGTATCTTCTGTGTTAAGCGTTTGTTCAAACAGCCATGGGTAAGGCGGCATGATGGAGCCCGGGGTCATGGTTGTCGGGTCTAACATGTGGTGGTAATGCCATGAGTCGGGATATTTGCCGCCTACGCGGAGTAAGTCCGGGCCGGTTCGTTTAGAACCCCACAAGAATGGGTGCTCATACACATACTCACCTGCTTTGGAGTACTCACCGTAGCGCTCGGTTTCCGAACGGAACGGGCGAATCATTTGAGAGTGGCAACCTACGCAACCCTCGCGGATGTAAAGGTCTCTGCCTTGCAGTTCCAAAGGTGTGTAAGGCATTACACTCGCCAGTGTTGGTACGTTCGATTTAACTAACCATGTCGGTACTAACTCGACGATACTGCCAATTAGAATGGCAACGGTAGCCCAGAAAGCCATTTGTACGGGACGGCGCTCTAATCGGCGATGCCAGAAATCGCCTTCGTGGTTGGTATGCAATACGCCGCGTGCATAGGCTTGTGCAGGCTCATCTGCCAGAAACTTGCCGCCTACGGCAGTCATCACCAAGTTGTATGTCATCATCAGTACGCCTGTCAGATACAGCAGACCACCTACCGCACGCATGGCGTACATCGGAATAACGGCATTAACGGTTTCAATAAAGTTCGGGTATTGCAACATGCCTTCTGCATTGAATTGCTTCCACATCAAACCTTGTGTAAAGCCTGACCAGTACATCGGGATGGCATAGAACAAGATACCCAGTGTGCCAATCCAGAAATGCGCGTTAGCCAATTTCCAAGAGTACAATTGGGTGCGGAACATGCGTGGGAACAGCCAGTAGAACATGGCAAAGCTCAAAAATCCGTTCCATGCCAGTGCGCCTACGTGTACGTGTCCGACAATCCAATCGGTGAAGTGTCCAATAGCGTTTACGTTTTTCAGTGAAAGCATCGGGCCTTCAAAAGTTGCCATGCCGTAACCGGTCAGTGCTACTACGAAGAATTTCAGGATAACGTCTTCACGCACTTTGTCCCATGCACCGCGCAGGGTAAGCAGGCCGTTCACCATACCGCCCCATGAGGGAGCAATCAGCATTACAGAGAAGACTGTTCCTAACGATTGCGCCCAGTCGGGCATAGCTGAGTACAACAGGTGGTGCGGGCCTGCCCAAATGTAGATAAATATCAATGACCAGAAGTGAACGATGGACAAACGGTAAGAATATACCGGACGCTGGGCTGCCTTGGGCAAGAAGTAGTACATCAAACCCAAATAAGGCGTAGTGAGGAAGAATGCCACCGCGTTGTG encodes:
- a CDS encoding c-type cytochrome gives rise to the protein MRTEQLKSYTKAALAGILIAGCSLSAQAQDDAAVAEGKKLFTENCITCHKLGEDLIGPNLVGVLDRRKPEWVKSFIKNSTRMIEQGDADAKAVFEKYNKVAMTAFEGTIPEAGIEALVSYLKVAQPEAPPAPVVTATATSGSVPAAAASAGVKLSDNEKIIVTTFAAFIMLIGAAVVALISQLISLQNALEPKPEGEAAVKRLPELGKGILSDIRGLFSGVANNEIMADHSYDGIQELDNGMPPWLAYFFYVTIGFGIVYLLNYHVFRLNDLQDAEYQTEVAQAVLRYGDNKDRVKVQIVQISDKAQLENAKKVFDQNCVACHGKALEGGVGPNLTDKFYLHGGQLADVFQVIREGVPAKGMISWKGKLSDEEILQVASYIKTMEGSNPPNAKAPQGTEMK
- the ccoN gene encoding cytochrome-c oxidase, cbb3-type subunit I; the protein is MITPQTLTQEEKKVPAGAMLEQFSYDNAIVRNFAYASIIFGIVGMTVGLWIALQLVYPELNFGIQYTTFGRLRPLHTNAVIFAFVGNAIFAGVYYSIQRLCKARMYSDLLSKIHFWGWQLIIVAAAITLPLGITTSKEYAELEWPIDIAIAVVWVVFGINMIGTMVKRREEHIYVAMWFYIATFVTVAVLHIVNSFELPVSFLKSYSLFAGVQDALVQWWYGHNAVAFFLTTPYLGLMYYFLPKAAQRPVYSYRLSIVHFWSLIFIYIWAGPHHLLYSAMPDWAQSLGTVFSVMLIAPSWGGMVNGLLTLRGAWDKVREDVILKFFVVALTGYGMATFEGPMLSLKNVNAIGHFTDWIVGHVHVGALAWNGFLSFAMFYWLFPRMFRTQLYSWKLANAHFWIGTLGILFYAIPMYWSGFTQGLMWKQFNAEGMLQYPNFIETVNAVIPMYAMRAVGGLLYLTGVLMMTYNLVMTAVGGKFLADEPAQAYARGVLHTNHEGDFWHRRLERRPVQMAFWATVAILIGSIVELVPTWLVKSNVPTLASVMPYTPLELQGRDLYIREGCVGCHSQMIRPFRSETERYGEYSKAGEYVYEHPFLWGSKRTGPDLLRVGGKYPDSWHYHHMLDPTTMTPGSIMPPYPWLFEQTLNTEDTGDKIKAMRTLGVPYAEGYEATANEDLKKQANQIVQNLKEAGIEVKPDKEIVALIAYMQRLGTDIKKNSQ
- a CDS encoding CcoQ/FixQ family Cbb3-type cytochrome c oxidase assembly chaperone, with protein sequence MIRNVLESIDGVDIYPIISLTIFFTLFTAALVYAFRANKESMQALSELPLKDSDEDN